Proteins encoded in a region of the Mixophyes fleayi isolate aMixFle1 chromosome 5, aMixFle1.hap1, whole genome shotgun sequence genome:
- the LOC142158992 gene encoding paraneoplastic antigen Ma1 homolog — protein sequence MDSIREEVFLWCEQQTVAPTRCLGVYGDSQGVTDEEVLHVLHRIYGVEHPKILGWKGRDQHKTSLILCETQAELDKDFLPSLVSGPQKQQWHIVIPLKPKQLVAAPLNAELPDGDINRQVFPQAREENSQSPSSTRKTDEDQSELFLTAVQKLVDQLGKSQHEGGYRRLRLFSGIKPVPTGEETYEAWKEMASQYLEEWHCSEPYKRQRIVESLRGPAGELIQAVRRSDPQATARHYLATLDQEYGMAEDATDLLYQLRHTYQESGETLSNYIYRLDKLIHLIVSKKGIPLAEVDDRRMQQLLRGALSHDPVAMKIRNAQLGQPSPTFLQLIQDVKQEEAIVKSRERVTKKVKVVQSKPEADLPSTELMKIVEKQGEQIAQLLEMQKQIQAQMLKYHTTEQLHPNIHPRQVLEANTTRKQNNCFTCGEVGHLARQCPQRKGGRWSPSPSHRDRKLSEN from the coding sequence atggatagtataagagaagaagtgtttctgtggtgtgaacaacagactgtggccccaactcgatgtttaggggtctatggtgactctcagggagtgacagatgaggaagtcctgcatgtgctccacaggatttatggggtagaacatcctaaaatccttggatggaaaggtagagatcagcataagaccagtctgatcctctgtgagacgcaagcagaattggataaagattttcttccctccctcgtttctgggccacaaaaacaacaatggcatattgtgataccgttaaagccaaaacagctagtcgcagcacctcttaatgctgaacttccagatggagatattaaccgacaagtattccctcaggccagggaagagaattctcagtcaccctccagtactaggaaaactgatgaggatcaaagcgaactgttcctcactgctgtacagaaactggtagaccagttaggaaagtcacagcatgaagggggctacagaaggctccggctcttctcaggaataaaaccagtccctactggggaagaaacttacgaggcatggaaagagatggcttcccaatacctggaggaatggcattgctccgaaccctataagagacagcggatcgttgaaagtctgcgaggtcccgctggagaactaatccaagctgtacggagaagtgacccccaagccactgcacgacactacttagcgactctagatcaggaatatggaatggcagaggatgcaacagatctgctctatcagctacgccacacctatcaggagtcaggggagacattgtccaattatatctatcggctggacaagctgatccaccttattgtgtcaaagaaaggaatacccctagcagaagtagacgacaggcgtatgcaacagttgttacggggtgctctgtcccatgacccagtagcgatgaagataagaaatgctcaactgggacaaccatcacctacttttcttcagttgatacaagatgttaaacaagaggaagctatagttaaatcccgagagagggtgaccaagaaagtcaaggtcgtacagtcaaagcccgaggctgaccttcccagcactgagttaatgaagattgtggagaaacaaggtgagcagattgctcagttgttggagatgcagaagcagattcaagcacagatgctgaaataccacactaccgagcaactgcacccgaacatccacccccggcaagttctcgaagctaacactactcggaaacagaacaattgtttcacttgtggagaagttgggcatctcgctagacaatgtcctcagaggaagggaggaaggtggtcaccctcaccatcccaccgggataggaagctttcggaaaactga